CAGTTTCACACTGGTTACCTGCCGGTTACCCACTGGTTACCCACTGGTTCTCCTCTGTGGTTTCCCAGCTTGCTCCAGAAGATCGACTTCCCCTCGATGCGCTTCACCCTCTACTTCCTGGGTTACGAGGACAAGTCGGACATCCCGGCTGACATCAAAGAGCAGACGGCGTGGACGTTCTCCCGCCGGGCGACCATCGAGCTGACGCAGTACGCAAGACGACCCGACGCTAAAACAAACCCCCAAAACTCCAGATATCTCTGATTCGATAACCCGATGTGTCGTTTCCTTCTTTCTGTCAGTAACTGGGGTTCAGAGTCAGATGAAAGTCTGTCGTACCACAATGGAAACAACGAACCAAGAGGCTTCGGTGAGAATCGTTTTACTGTTCTGTTTGTGAATATTATTCTGGATCCAGACTCCCTGATTGGTGTTCTTCGGGTGTGCCGTGTCGTCTCAGGACATATTGGCGTCGCTGTTCCTGATGTTTACGCCGCCTGCAAAGTGTTTGAAGCTCAAGGAGTGACGTTCATCAAGAAACCAGAATCAGGTGAGTCTCCTGAACCAGCAGGATGAAtccacatatatttatatatgtattaatgaccacatgctcctcttcctcacaggCAAGATGAAGGACCTGGCCTTCATTCAGGATCCTGACGGCTACTGGATCGAGATCTTGAGTCCCAACAACATGGTCTCACTGATGGCGCCTTGAAGCAGAGACTTTGTGgctggagaaaagaagactTCTTTTGTAAATGACAaacctttaaaacaaataaaacaaac
The nucleotide sequence above comes from Cyclopterus lumpus isolate fCycLum1 chromosome 24, fCycLum1.pri, whole genome shotgun sequence. Encoded proteins:
- the LOC117727149 gene encoding lactoylglutathione lyase-like; the protein is MEDRGGLSDQAVSAACKDGDPITKDYMMQQTMLRVKDPTRSLDFYTRILGMTLLQKIDFPSMRFTLYFLGYEDKSDIPADIKEQTAWTFSRRATIELTHNWGSESDESLSYHNGNNEPRGFGHIGVAVPDVYAACKVFEAQGVTFIKKPESGKMKDLAFIQDPDGYWIEILSPNNMVSLMAP